A window of the Salvelinus sp. IW2-2015 linkage group LG3, ASM291031v2, whole genome shotgun sequence genome harbors these coding sequences:
- the LOC111950561 gene encoding dnaJ homolog subfamily B member 9 codes for MATAQSVLMLAVCILMITEFILAQRDYYDILGVPKDASERQIKKAFHKLAMKYHPDRNKSPDSEAKFREIAEAYETLSDDKRRLEYDQFGHGPSPGEPGTGGGRSXQHFHQNFNFNFDDLFRDSDLFGHNQHSHHKRAFNSHFQAHQEAHQEAQNRHKRHFQGAFGGELFDDVFEDMEKMFSFNGHTGGADSRFQGSAKQHCRTVTQRRGNMVTTYTDCS; via the exons ATGGCCACAGCACAGTCAGTCTTAATGTTAGCAGTATGTATTCTCATGATAACTGAGTTCATACTGGCACAGAGGGACTACTATGACATCCTAGGTGTGCCAAAAGATGCCTCCGAGCGCCAGATCAAGAAGGCCTTCCATAARYTAGCCATGAAGTACCACCCTGACCGAAACAAGAGTCCTGACTCAGAGGCAAAGTTCAGGGAAATAGCTGAGG CGTACGAGACACTATCAGACGATAAGAGGAGACTGGAGTATGACCAGTTTGGACATGGCCCCTCCCCTGGTGAGCCAGGCACAGGAGGTGGGAGGAGTRGACAGCACTTCCACCAGAACTTTAACTTCAACTTTGATGACCTGTTCAGAGACTCTGACCTGTTCGGTCATAACCAGCACTCCCATCACAAGAGGGCCTTCAACAGCCACTTCCAGGCCCATCAGGAGGCCCATCAGGAGGCCCAGAACAGGCACAAGAGACACTTCCAGGGCGCCTTTGGTGGAGAACTCTTTGATGACGTGTTTGAGGACATGGAGAAGATGTTCTCGTTTAATGGACACACAGGCGGGGCGGACAGCCGGTTCCAGGGCTCAGCAAAACAACACTGCAGGACAGTGACACAGCGCAGAGGGAACATGGTCACCACATACACAGACTGTTCTTGA
- the LOC111950549 gene encoding sugar phosphate exchanger 3, giving the protein MSSPCCGFLAQYTHHHLVAFLLTFFSYVLLHASRKTFSNVKVSISAQWTPSVQNASSPAFSPGETWEEHNLFADSDGATLFLGVLDTIFLFSYAVGLYMSGVIGDRMNLRYVLCFGLCGSAIVEFVFGTLTEWLQFYNIYLYCGLWVLNGLLQSAVWPCVVAVMGNWFGKSGRGFVFGLWSACASVGNILGAFLASSVLKYGYEYAFLVTSVLQFAGGVVVFFGLLTSPKEVGLCLESETGLSPVERDADSHRPLMSDEEDEEEEGEEEGSEEVCDGGYYTIQQGDEDPRETPKAIGFCQAFCLPGVLPYSLAYACLKLVNYSFFFWLPFYLSRNFGWKEAQADRLSVWYDVGGIIGGTIQGLISDCMGKRAPVLAVSLLLAMGALVGYSHSPPDQVVNAALLATTGFFIGGPSNMISSAISADLGRQEALRGSQEALATVTGIVDGTGSIGAAAGQYLVSLIESKLGWMCVFYFFIVMTGGSIVFILPLIVTEIRAMWRDRQARTHQL; this is encoded by the exons ATGTCGTCCCCGTGCTGTGGCTTCCTGGCGCAGTACACCCACCATCACCTGGTCGCCTTCCTCCTCACCTTCTTTAG ctatgTCCTCCTGCACGCCTCGAGGAAGACCTTCAGTAATGTGAAAGTGAGCATCTCAGCCCAGTGGACTCCCTCTGTGCAGAATGCCAGCTCTCCTGCCTTCTCACCCGGGGAG ACATGGGAGGAGCATAACCTGTTTGCCGACTCCGATGGAGCCACCTTGTTCCTGGGTGTCCTCGACACCATCTTCCTGTTTTCCTACGCCGTG GGCCTATATATGAGTGGAGTGATCGGAGACCGCATGAACCTCCGGTATGTCCTCTGCTTTGGTCTGTGTGGTTCAGCCATAGTG GAGTTTGTGTTTGGTACCCTGACTGAGTGGCTGCAGTTCTATAACATCTACCTGTACTGTGGCCTTTGGGTGCTGAACGGCCTACTGCAGTCTGCTGTCTGGCCCTGTGTGGTGGCAGTCATGGGGAACTGGTTCGGCAAGTCGGG gcGAGGTTTTGTGTTTGGCCTGTGGAGTGCCTGTGCCTCTGTTGGGAACATTCTGGGAGCTTTCCTGGCATCCAGTGTTCTCAAGTACGGATATGAG TATGCCTTCCTGGTCACTTCAGTGCTGCAGTTTGCCGGTGGGGTGGTGGTGTTCTTTGGTCTGCTCACCTCCCCTAAAGAAGTGG GTCTGTGTTTGGAGTCAGAGACAGGTCTGAGTCCAGTGGAGAGAGATGCAGACAGCCACAGGCCTCTGATGAGtgatgaagaggatgaggaagaggagggggaagaggagggatcGGAGGAGGTGTGTGACGGAGGGTATTACACCATCCAGCAGGGGGATGAGGATCCGCGGGAAACACCCAAAGCCATCGGATTCTGCCAGGCCTTCTGCCTGCCCGGGGTGCTGCCT TATTCCCTGGCGTACGCTTGCCTGAAGCTGGTCAACTACTCCTTCTTCTTCTGGTTGCCCTTCTACCTGAGCAGGAACTTTGGCTGGAAGGAGGCCCAGGCCGACAGGCTCTCTGTGTGGTACGACGTGGGAGGCATCATCG GTGGTACGATCCAGGGCCTGATCTCAGACTGCATGGGGAAGAGAGCTCCAGTGTTAGCCGTCAGTCTGCTGCTGGCTATGGGAGCCCTGGTGGGGTACAGTC ACTCCCCTCCGGACCAGGTGGTGAATGCAGCTCTCCTGGCCACCACGGGTTTCTTCATAGGAGGGCCGTCCAACATGATCAGCTCAGCCATCTCTGCAGACTTGGGGCGACAGGAGGCCCTCAGGGGCAGTCAGGAGGCTCTGGCTACCGTCACCGGCATAGTGGACGGGACTGGGAGTATTGGAGCTGCAGCgggacag TACTTGGTATCGCTGATCGAGAGCAAACTGGGCTGGATGTGTGTGTTCTACTTTTTCATAGTCATG ACGGGGGGCAGCATAGTCTTCATCTTGCCGCTGATCGTGACTGAGATTCGGGCCATGTGGAGGGACAGACAGGCACGGACACACCAGCTGTGA
- the LOC111950565 gene encoding cyclin-dependent kinase inhibitor 1B isoform X1 — protein sequence MASSLSSHGAMLVCGSMEALKRRAQGPVRRNLFGPVDHEQLQQDFQRHLCMSVESANKRWDFDFNSGRPATNGARVEWEEMKCQDVPAFYHSCVVKKPVIGIAGRRAESENVKLAPASYPGSSSYGEEYLEVTTRESYRIQRPENMVASQKAGAVKRRQAAITEFFVVKKRRAMHHKRSSLQ from the exons ATggcatcatcattatcatctcaTGGGGCCATGCTGGTCTGTGGGAGTATGGAGGCGCTGAAGCGGAGGGCCCAGGGCCCGGTGAGGAGGAACCTGTTTGGGCCTGTGGACCACGAGCAGCTGCAACAGGACTTCCAGAGGCACCTATGTATGAGCGTGGAGTCGGCCAACAAGCGCTGGGACTTTGACTTCAACTCCGGCCGGCCGGCCACCAACGGCGCCCGCGTGGAGTGGGAGGAGATGAAGTGCCAGGATGTGCCGGCGTTCTACCACAGCTGTGTGGTAAAGAAGCCGGTGATTGGCATCGCCGGGCGGAGGGCAGAGAGCGAGAATGTCAAGCTGGCGCCGGCATCGTATCCAGGGTCGTCCAGCTATGGAGAGGAGTACCTGGAGGTGACCACCAGGGAGAGCTATAGGATCCAGAGGCCGGAGAACATGGTGGCCAGCCAGAAGGCAGGAGCAGTCAAACGGAGACAAGCCGCCATAACAG AATTCTTTGTTGTGAAGAAGAGGAGGGCCATGCACCACAAACGGTCCTCCCTGCAGTAG
- the LOC111950565 gene encoding cyclin-dependent kinase inhibitor 1C isoform X2, whose product MQTRDIEMASSLSSHGAMLVCGSMEALKRRAQGPVRRNLFGPVDHEQLQQDFQRHLCMSVESANKRWDFDFNSGRPATNGARVEWEEMKCQDVPAFYHSCVVKKPVIGIAGRRAESENVKLAPASYPGSSSYGEEYLEVTTRESYRIQRPENMVASQKAGAVKRRQAAITEFFVVKKRRAMHHKRSSLQ is encoded by the exons ggACATTGAGATggcatcatcattatcatctcaTGGGGCCATGCTGGTCTGTGGGAGTATGGAGGCGCTGAAGCGGAGGGCCCAGGGCCCGGTGAGGAGGAACCTGTTTGGGCCTGTGGACCACGAGCAGCTGCAACAGGACTTCCAGAGGCACCTATGTATGAGCGTGGAGTCGGCCAACAAGCGCTGGGACTTTGACTTCAACTCCGGCCGGCCGGCCACCAACGGCGCCCGCGTGGAGTGGGAGGAGATGAAGTGCCAGGATGTGCCGGCGTTCTACCACAGCTGTGTGGTAAAGAAGCCGGTGATTGGCATCGCCGGGCGGAGGGCAGAGAGCGAGAATGTCAAGCTGGCGCCGGCATCGTATCCAGGGTCGTCCAGCTATGGAGAGGAGTACCTGGAGGTGACCACCAGGGAGAGCTATAGGATCCAGAGGCCGGAGAACATGGTGGCCAGCCAGAAGGCAGGAGCAGTCAAACGGAGACAAGCCGCCATAACAG AATTCTTTGTTGTGAAGAAGAGGAGGGCCATGCACCACAAACGGTCCTCCCTGCAGTAG